GTGATATTGTTCAGAAAGAAGATTATCTGAATATCGATTATGCAACAACGATTGATGGTAAGGAGAATGAAGATTATTCTGACAGCAGTATTGACATTCATTTAGGGGAAGGAAACCTGAATGTAGATGATGATGTCGATATAGACGAGAAGCTTGTAGGAAGTAAGGTTGGACAGGAAGTAGAGGTGGAATTTACATTTCCGGAAAGCTATGAAGATACTTCTGTAGCGGGAAAGAAGTGTCAGATGACAGTGACGATTAATGCAATAGAAAAAGAAGTTGTTCCGGAAATCACAGACTCCTTCATTAAAAAGAATACAGACTATTCTACATTAAAGGAATATAAACAACAGGTCAGAAAAGATCTTATTTCCGATAAGAAGACAGAAGCACAGCAGAATAATGAAGATGCGCTCTGGACAAAGATTATGGAGAATGTAACGCAGATTAAAGAGTTCTCGGAAGATGCAGTTAAGCAGGAAGTGAAAAATGTTAAAATAGAGAATAAAGAAATGGCAGAGTACTTTGGCATGAGCGTAAGTGACTTTATTGAGCAGTATAACGATATGTCAATCGAAGAATATGCCAAAGATTCGCTTAAGAGACAGTGCGTGCAGGATTTGTTAGTAGAAGCAAAGAATGTAACGGTAACAGATGAAGAATTGAATAAAGAGATACAGTATTATATTGACGAATTAGGCTACAAGGATAAAAAAGATGTTTTAGATACAATGCCGGAGGAAGAAATCCGTTCAGAATTACTGTATACCAATCTGATGACAGCATTATTAAAAGATACAAAGATTCAGAAAGCAGAATAGGGCCACAGTCAATCATGGAAAAGGAAATGAAAAAGAATAAAAGTAACGATAATTTTCAAATAAAATTAAAGTAAAAAATGCTTGCATTCATCTTTTGTTTATGATAGAATTAATATCCGTAAGCGGATATGGCGGAATTGGCAGACGCGCTAGATTCAGGTTCTAGTGAGCATTACGCTCATGCAAGTTCAAGTCTTGTTATCCGCAGCATAAAACCATTATGATTCGTTATGAGTCATAATGGTTTTTTTTACAAAAATTTTACGTATATATGATCATAATAAAAAAGTAAGACAGTCATTATTACGTAGGACCTGGAAAGGGAGGGTGCGCTTATGAGTAACTGTATCACTACATACACGAGAAAACATTTTGACCCTGTAAATCCTGAGCCAGTGGATATAGATATTAAAGACATTGCACATGCTCTTTCAATGATATGCAGAGGAAATGGACATGTCAGTTCTTTCTGGTCTGTAGGGGAGCATTGTATTTTATGTGCAAAGGAGGCGGCTGCAAAAGGATATGCAGATCGTTTAGTACTCGCTGCGCTTTTACATGATGCAAGCGAGTGTTATATGTCAGATGTGCCAAGGCCGTTAAAACAGAACATGAAGCAATATAAAGAGCAGGAGAATCATTTATTAGATGTGCTTTATACAAAGTTTTTAGAAACTCCGCTGAGCGAAGAAGAAGAAAAGCTTATAAAAGAAATTGATAATGCATTATTGTGGTATGATCTGAAGTATTTATTAGATGAGGAATTAGAAGAAAGGCAGCCGAAGCTTCATGTAGAGCCTGATTATACGGTAAGAGCATTTTCTGAGGTGGAAAAGGAATATTTAGAGATATTTAAACGATATAAAAGATAAGATAAAATATAATGAATTAAATGACAAATGTTATAAGATATACGCTCGGAATTTTTGACACCGGTTTTCGGTTAATGTTCCGAGCGTAAGTAGTTTTAAGAAAGGCTGGAAGCGGAAAAATATGAAAGAGAAAGAAGATATAATAGAGAATAAATGGGACAAATTACTGAAAATACATACAATGGGACGTGATGATTCTAACGCAGATCAATACCATTATCCATATGAACCTACACCATATTCTGTATTAGAAAGATTAGCTAATACAGGAATCATACGAAAAAATAATACACTGCTTGATTATGGCTGTGGAAAAGGGCGTGTAGACTTTTTCCTTTCATATCAGACCAGGTGTACATCTGTTGGTGTGGAATATGATGAAAGAATCTATAATAAGGCAGTAGAAAATAAAGAAAGTGCTATTTCTACAAGAAGAGTATCTTTCAAAGCGGAAAATGCAGAATATTTTGCTGTACCAAAAGAAGTGGATAGAATCTATTTCTTTAATCCATTTTCCCTGGAAATATTACAAAAGG
This Anaerobutyricum hallii DNA region includes the following protein-coding sequences:
- a CDS encoding FKBP-type peptidyl-prolyl cis-trans isomerase, giving the protein MIKRKIFIATVLLASMCMVGGCATSKSGEKAAEATTEAAATTEQTTPVELNASEYVKLGQYEGLTIKGSSTKVTEQEIEDKIDELAEEYTDYKEITSRDIVQKEDYLNIDYATTIDGKENEDYSDSSIDIHLGEGNLNVDDDVDIDEKLVGSKVGQEVEVEFTFPESYEDTSVAGKKCQMTVTINAIEKEVVPEITDSFIKKNTDYSTLKEYKQQVRKDLISDKKTEAQQNNEDALWTKIMENVTQIKEFSEDAVKQEVKNVKIENKEMAEYFGMSVSDFIEQYNDMSIEEYAKDSLKRQCVQDLLVEAKNVTVTDEELNKEIQYYIDELGYKDKKDVLDTMPEEEIRSELLYTNLMTALLKDTKIQKAE
- a CDS encoding HD domain-containing protein, which produces MSNCITTYTRKHFDPVNPEPVDIDIKDIAHALSMICRGNGHVSSFWSVGEHCILCAKEAAAKGYADRLVLAALLHDASECYMSDVPRPLKQNMKQYKEQENHLLDVLYTKFLETPLSEEEEKLIKEIDNALLWYDLKYLLDEELEERQPKLHVEPDYTVRAFSEVEKEYLEIFKRYKR
- a CDS encoding methyltransferase domain-containing protein; the encoded protein is MKEKEDIIENKWDKLLKIHTMGRDDSNADQYHYPYEPTPYSVLERLANTGIIRKNNTLLDYGCGKGRVDFFLSYQTRCTSVGVEYDERIYNKAVENKESAISTRRVSFKAENAEYFAVPKEVDRIYFFNPFSLEILQKVMHKILESYYENPREMKLLFYYPSDEYISYLMTVNELIFADEIDCRDLFQKNDSRERIVIFEL